The Lysobacter gummosus sequence CGCCGGTCGCCGTCGAAGGCGCGGCGATCGCGTTGGCCGCCGCGCCCAAGCTGCAACTGGGGCCGCCGTTGCGCGGCGGGCCGTGGATCGCGATCTACGCGCCGCAGTGGCCGCGCGGCCATCGCCGGGTGTTCTATGCCCTGGACGGACGCGCGCGCCTGCCGGGGCGTTACGCCATCGACTGGGTCAAGCTCGACGACCAGGGTCGCACCAGCCGCGGCGATAAGGATCTCATCGCCGACTCGCTGGGCTACGGCGAACCGGTGCTGGCGGTGGCCGATGCCACCGTCGCCGCCGCGCGCGACGGCGTGGCCGAGACCGCGCGCGTATCGCTCAATCCCAAGCACGATTTCGACGAAGCCGCCGGCAACTACGTGGTGCTGGCGCTGGCCGACGGCCGCTACGCGACCTACGAGCATCTGCGCCCGGGCAGCGTGAAGCTGCGCGAAGGCGACAAGGTGCGCATCGGCCAGACCATCGGCGAGTTGGGCTTCACCGGCGATTCCACCGGCCCGCACCTGCATTTCCATCTCGCCGACGGGCGCAAGCCGCTGGCCTCGGAAGGCGTGGGCTACGGCTTCGCCGGCTTCCGCCTGCTGGGCCATTACCCGCAGCTCGATCGCCTGGGCAAGCAGCCCTGGCAGGCGCTGGAGGCGGGCATCGCGGGTGAGCGCCGCGACGAATTGCCCGCGTCCAATGCGGTGGTGGAATTTCCGCGCTGAGCGCAGCGGCTCAGTCGCGGCGGCGGCCGAACGCGGCGTAGGCCAGGATCGCGGTCAGCACGAACAAGGCCACCACCACGGTCCAGAAGCCATGCCGGCTCTCGGCCAGCGGCATGCCGCCGACGTTCATGCCGAACAGGCCGGCGATCAGATTGATCGGCAGCGCCAGCACGGTGACCACGGTCAGCACGAACAAGGTGCGGCCGGTCTGTTCGTTGACCAGCGCGGCCAGTTCTTCCTGGATCAGCTTGACCCGTTCCACCAGCGCCGCCGAATCGCCGATGGCGGTGGAGAATTCCTCCGCCGCCTGCTGCAGGTCCTGGATGTCGTCGTGGCTGATCCAGTCCGGCGGGCGGTTGAGCAGGCGGAACAGCGCAGTCGGTTCCGGCGCCAGCAGGCGCTGCAGGCGCACCAGACTGCGCCGCAGCGCGCCCAACTGGGTGCGGTCGGTGGAGATGCGGTTGGCCAGCAAGCGGTCTTCGATGCGATCGACCTGCTGGGTGGATTTGCGCAGGATGTCGCCGAGCACGCTGGCCTGATCGCGCAGCAGATGCGCGAGCAGTTCCACCGGCGAGCGGAAGCTCTGGCCCGAGCGCACCGCCGCGCGCAGTTGATCGACCGAACGCAGCGGCCGCAGGCGCGCGCTCACCAGCAGGCGAGGGCCGATGCACAGGCTGGTGGTGCCGACCTCGGAGGCGTCGAAGCTGGAATCGAACAGGACATCGTGGATGACCGCGATCAGCGCGCCGTCGTCCAGTTCCAGCCGGGTCGAGCCGACTTCGCTGCGCAGGCTGTCGTAGAACGCGTCCGGCAGTTCCAGGGCGCGGCGCAGGTAGCGCTCGCTGCCGGTGTTGGACAGCGAGAAGTGCAGCCACAGGAAACCGCCGCCACCTTCCTCGGCCGGCGCGGCGAGGAACTGCGCGACCGCGTTGGTGTCGATGGACTGCGCCGGCTGCTCCGGTTCGAAGCGGTAGCCCCAAATCAGGCCGTCTTCGTTGGAACCGTAGCTGGCGTCGGTGATTCGCATTGCTGAAACCGCGCGGGCGGGAGGTTGCCGCATACGCTAGCGGAAAGGGGCGACTGCGTCATTGCGGGGAAACGACTTGGACGGCGAGTGGCCTGCTACAACTGTCGGAGAAGGAGCCCGAAGAGCCTGCCCCCGCGAAGGCGGGGGGCGGATGAGGGCCGGGGCCCCGTCAGCACCGCCCAGCCGACGAATAACTGCTGCCTTGCTTGCGCACCCGCATCCCCTGCACGCAGCGGAATTCCACCGCTTCCTCGAGCACTTCCTGGCCG is a genomic window containing:
- a CDS encoding M23 family metallopeptidase; protein product: MPRPLASALHLLVLLSAAASARAAAPFDSFELSVPQPPAPVRVEGRSRLIYELHLSHFGDRELTPSTLRVVDADGGATLVSFSGEDLAARSRIIGRKSGDAGAIRPGEREVIYLEFEPRRTPTRLRHVLEFKAAGSDAPVAVEGAAIALAAAPKLQLGPPLRGGPWIAIYAPQWPRGHRRVFYALDGRARLPGRYAIDWVKLDDQGRTSRGDKDLIADSLGYGEPVLAVADATVAAARDGVAETARVSLNPKHDFDEAAGNYVVLALADGRYATYEHLRPGSVKLREGDKVRIGQTIGELGFTGDSTGPHLHFHLADGRKPLASEGVGYGFAGFRLLGHYPQLDRLGKQPWQALEAGIAGERRDELPASNAVVEFPR
- a CDS encoding transporter gives rise to the protein MRITDASYGSNEDGLIWGYRFEPEQPAQSIDTNAVAQFLAAPAEEGGGGFLWLHFSLSNTGSERYLRRALELPDAFYDSLRSEVGSTRLELDDGALIAVIHDVLFDSSFDASEVGTTSLCIGPRLLVSARLRPLRSVDQLRAAVRSGQSFRSPVELLAHLLRDQASVLGDILRKSTQQVDRIEDRLLANRISTDRTQLGALRRSLVRLQRLLAPEPTALFRLLNRPPDWISHDDIQDLQQAAEEFSTAIGDSAALVERVKLIQEELAALVNEQTGRTLFVLTVVTVLALPINLIAGLFGMNVGGMPLAESRHGFWTVVVALFVLTAILAYAAFGRRRD